A genomic region of Gloeocapsopsis dulcis contains the following coding sequences:
- a CDS encoding non-ribosomal peptide synthetase, whose product MNDFSQQIAALSPEQRMIFEKRLKQKGLNQLQTPEAFKIIIPKRKNSSNLPLSFAQQRLWFFQQLNPENSAYNIFSALHIQGRLNLAILEKVFTEIVRRHESLRTTFTTNSEGQPIQVIASSQPLTLPIIDFKHLVNRQEEVQNLATQEAQKPFDLTKPLLRLTLVQLADTEYVLLLTIHHIISDRWSLGILVREMKVLYEAFSSGQPSPLPELPIQYGDWSVWQQRYLQGEVLSNQTNYWKKQLANLPIIELPTNRPRPAIATYKGAKQSFELSKALSDALKALSVKEGTTLFTLLLTVFKVLLHKYTNQNDIVVGTDIANRNRVETERLIGFLINTLVLRTDLSGNPTFRQVLNRVREVTLKAYDYQDLPFDHLVDILKPERNLSEMVPLFQVKIDLQLAQVEALELSNLTISPLNFDNGTAKFELRFNLLETEEGLTGLVEYSTDIFDASTITRMVEHYRNLLEGIVANPQQRLSDLSFLTQAERHQLLVEWNDTSIEYPQQQCIHQLFEEQVKRTPDAIAVVFEDEQLTYRELNTRANQLAHYLRSLGVKPEVLVGICVERSLDMVIGLLAILKAGGAYVPLDPSYPQERLAYILEDTQASVLLTQASLLEVIPPHKAQVICLDTDWHLIAQQSQENVFSEATTGNLAYTIYTSGSTGKPKGVQIPHIALSNFLLAMQQSPGITTEDTLLAVTTYSFDIAALELFLPIIVGGCLVITNREVSSDGTQLLATLTDYQVTVMQATPATWQLLLASGWNGNQQLKILCGGEALPGHLAHQLQQRCDSLWNMYGPTETTIWSAASLVKTVNNTVPISQPIANTQLYILDQYHQLVPVGVAGELCIGGEGLARGYFQRPHLTAERFIPNPFSDKAERLYKTGDLARYLPNGEIEYIGRIDNQVKIRGFRIELGEIETVITQHPAVRETVVVVRSDLADSQTLVAYVVPQQEQTLTISELRSFLESKLPNYMIPTAFVTLEALPLTPNGKIDRKALPTPDTAQLTSSKYISPTTPIEKLLGGIWAEILGIDKIGIHDNFFELGGHSLIATRVISQIRQTFQLELPLRSLFEKPNIAELATEIETAQKADLGIETTKIERVERTSQLPLSFAQQRLWFLTQLEPDSPFYNIPAAVRLQGELNLNALQQTFTEILHRHETLRTNFQKMEGQAITIINEATPLVLPLLDLSQLPLEQQELEVKQQAAQEAQQPFDISRDYLLRVKLLRLREQEHIVLLTMHHIASDGWSIGVLVQELATLYPAFCHGQPSPLTELPIQYVDFAAWQRQWLQAQVLESQISYWRQQLENAPKLLELPTDYPRLATQTFQGATYSFNISEELSVALNKLSQQQGSTLFMTLLAAFQTLLWRYTGQEDIVVGSPIANRNRAEIEGLIGFFVNTLVLRTNLAGNPRFEELLKRVREVALGAYAHQDLPFELLVEQLQPQRDLSYTPLFQVMFVLQNAPMSALELPGLTLSPVESESNTSKFDLTLYLSETESGIVGNLEYNTDLFQEGSIQRMVEHLQILLSGIVVNPQQRLSELPLLSEPEKHQLVQEWNDTSIEYPQEQCIHQLFETQVERIPDAIAVVFEDEQLTYRELNARANQLAHYLRSLGVKPEVLVGICVERSLDMVIGLLAILKAGGAYVPLDPTYPQERLAFILQDAAISVLLTQQHLIDNLPQHQIRVVCLDTDWEIVAQQTSQNPISECTTDNLAYIIYTSGSTGQPKGVLVNHSNVVRLLAATESWYNFNQDDVWTLFHSIAFDFSVWEIWGALLYGGQLVVVPYWLSRSPEDFYKLLLTQQITILNQTPSAFRQLIQVEKSLENTSNLNLRKVIFGGEALQIESLRPWFERHGDQSPQLINMYGITETTVHVTYRPLTTADLKVASASLIGRPIGDLQVYLLDKYQQPVPIGVPGEMYIGGAGVARGYLNRPEVTSPRFIPNPFSDKPSARLYKTGDLARYLPSGEIEYIGRIDHQVKIRGFRIELGEIEALITQNPAVRETVVVVREDSVGSKNLVAYVVAQREQTLTIPELRSFLESKLPNYMVPATFIILEALPLTPNGKIDRKALPAPDTARPQLEAVYQPPQTEIEKTIADIWQEVLNIEEVGIHDNFFELGGHSLLLVQVHSKLQKTFQRDFLLVEMFQYPTISHLAKYFSQESREETSFIKHSQVSESKAASLQRRKQARKEHRTAIKKGGVPSQSSEQNLSN is encoded by the coding sequence GTGAATGATTTTTCTCAACAAATAGCTGCTCTTTCTCCAGAGCAACGGATGATATTTGAAAAACGTCTTAAGCAGAAAGGCTTAAATCAATTACAAACGCCAGAAGCTTTTAAAATAATAATTCCAAAGAGAAAAAACTCTAGCAACTTACCTTTATCTTTTGCTCAACAGCGCCTATGGTTTTTTCAGCAATTAAATCCTGAAAATAGCGCTTACAATATTTTTAGTGCTTTGCATATTCAAGGTCGTCTGAACTTAGCAATCCTAGAAAAGGTATTTACTGAAATAGTTAGGCGTCATGAAAGTTTACGAACAACTTTTACTACTAATTCAGAGGGACAACCAATTCAGGTAATTGCTTCGAGTCAGCCATTAACACTACCGATAATTGATTTTAAGCACCTAGTTAATAGACAAGAAGAAGTTCAAAATTTAGCTACCCAAGAAGCACAAAAACCTTTTGACCTGACCAAACCACTACTGCGGTTAACTCTTGTACAGTTAGCAGATACAGAGTATGTGCTGTTATTAACGATACATCACATTATATCTGATCGTTGGTCATTAGGAATACTTGTTCGGGAAATGAAAGTCCTTTATGAAGCTTTTTCTAGTGGTCAACCTTCTCCACTACCTGAACTACCAATCCAATACGGAGACTGGTCAGTTTGGCAACAAAGATATTTACAAGGAGAGGTGTTGTCAAACCAAACGAATTACTGGAAGAAGCAGCTTGCTAATCTTCCAATTATAGAACTTCCTACTAACAGACCTCGACCAGCTATTGCAACATATAAAGGTGCAAAACAGTCTTTTGAATTATCTAAAGCTCTATCTGACGCACTTAAAGCTTTGAGTGTGAAGGAAGGAACTACACTATTTACATTATTATTAACAGTATTTAAAGTTTTATTGCATAAGTATACTAACCAAAATGATATTGTAGTTGGAACGGATATTGCTAACCGTAATCGAGTCGAGACTGAAAGATTAATTGGTTTTCTTATTAATACTTTAGTGCTGCGTACTGACTTATCTGGAAACCCTACTTTCCGCCAGGTGCTAAATCGAGTACGTGAAGTAACTCTTAAGGCTTATGACTATCAAGATTTGCCATTTGATCATCTGGTAGATATTTTGAAACCAGAGCGAAATCTTAGTGAAATGGTACCTCTGTTTCAGGTCAAAATTGATCTGCAACTGGCACAAGTGGAAGCATTAGAGCTTTCAAATTTAACTATAAGTCCCTTGAATTTCGATAACGGTACAGCAAAGTTTGAGTTACGCTTTAACCTATTAGAAACTGAGGAAGGACTTACAGGACTGGTAGAATATAGCACTGATATTTTTGATGCCAGCACCATTACTAGGATGGTGGAACATTATCGAAATTTACTAGAGGGGATAGTCGCTAATCCACAGCAGCGCCTTTCAGATTTATCCTTCTTAACACAAGCTGAACGACACCAATTATTAGTTGAATGGAATGATACCTCTATTGAGTATCCCCAACAACAGTGTATTCATCAGTTGTTTGAGGAGCAAGTGAAACGCACGCCGGACGCTATAGCAGTAGTGTTTGAAGATGAACAGCTAACCTATCGCGAACTAAATACCAGAGCAAATCAACTAGCACACTATTTACGCTCACTGGGAGTCAAACCAGAAGTATTGGTAGGGATTTGTGTAGAGCGCTCCTTGGATATGGTCATCGGCTTATTAGCTATCCTCAAAGCAGGTGGTGCTTATGTACCCTTAGACCCTAGTTATCCCCAAGAACGCTTAGCTTACATCTTAGAAGATACTCAAGCATCAGTATTGCTGACTCAAGCATCACTCTTAGAAGTAATACCGCCACACAAAGCTCAAGTCATTTGTTTAGATACTGATTGGCATTTGATAGCCCAACAAAGTCAAGAAAATGTATTCTCCGAGGCAACAACTGGCAACCTAGCTTACACCATCTATACCTCAGGTTCCACAGGCAAACCAAAAGGCGTGCAAATTCCCCACATTGCTTTGAGCAACTTCTTATTGGCGATGCAGCAAAGTCCAGGCATCACCACAGAAGATACCTTACTAGCAGTTACTACCTATTCCTTTGATATTGCCGCCCTAGAACTATTCTTGCCTATCATCGTCGGTGGTTGCTTGGTAATTACCAATCGGGAAGTGTCCTCGGATGGAACACAACTATTAGCAACATTGACTGACTATCAAGTTACAGTGATGCAAGCCACACCAGCGACATGGCAGTTACTTTTAGCATCCGGCTGGAATGGTAATCAGCAATTAAAAATCCTCTGTGGTGGTGAAGCCTTACCAGGACATTTAGCCCATCAATTACAGCAACGGTGTGATTCTTTATGGAATATGTATGGACCGACTGAAACCACCATTTGGTCAGCAGCTAGTTTGGTCAAAACAGTTAACAACACTGTACCAATTAGTCAACCAATTGCAAACACGCAACTTTATATCCTTGACCAATATCATCAGTTAGTGCCTGTGGGTGTAGCAGGTGAACTGTGTATTGGTGGTGAAGGATTGGCACGGGGTTATTTCCAGCGTCCTCACTTAACAGCAGAAAGATTTATCCCCAATCCCTTTAGCGACAAAGCAGAACGTCTGTACAAGACAGGAGATTTAGCCAGATATCTACCGAATGGAGAAATAGAATATATTGGTCGCATTGACAATCAGGTTAAGATACGTGGATTCCGCATTGAACTAGGAGAAATTGAAACAGTCATCACTCAACACCCAGCAGTGCGAGAAACTGTAGTTGTAGTTCGCTCAGATTTAGCAGATTCTCAAACTTTAGTCGCCTATGTAGTCCCACAACAAGAACAAACACTGACAATTAGTGAACTACGGAGCTTCCTAGAATCAAAGTTACCAAACTACATGATTCCAACAGCCTTTGTCACATTGGAAGCACTACCACTGACACCCAATGGCAAAATTGACCGTAAAGCATTACCCACACCTGATACAGCACAACTAACATCATCCAAGTACATTTCACCCACCACACCAATAGAGAAACTATTAGGCGGAATCTGGGCAGAAATACTAGGAATAGACAAAATAGGAATTCATGACAACTTCTTTGAACTAGGCGGACACTCACTCATCGCCACTCGCGTCATCTCCCAAATCCGGCAAACATTTCAACTAGAGTTGCCTTTACGGAGTTTGTTTGAAAAACCAAACATTGCTGAATTAGCCACAGAAATTGAAACAGCCCAAAAAGCAGACCTAGGAATTGAAACCACAAAGATAGAACGCGTAGAGCGCACATCACAACTACCACTATCATTTGCCCAACAGAGATTATGGTTCCTAACCCAATTAGAACCAGACAGCCCCTTCTACAACATACCTGCAGCAGTGCGCCTCCAAGGAGAATTAAATCTCAACGCACTGCAACAAACTTTCACCGAAATTCTGCACCGTCACGAAACATTGAGAACCAACTTCCAGAAAATGGAAGGGCAAGCAATAACTATTATTAACGAAGCGACCCCCCTAGTATTGCCTTTACTAGACCTGAGTCAACTACCGTTAGAGCAACAGGAATTAGAAGTCAAACAACAGGCGGCACAAGAAGCACAGCAACCCTTTGATATTAGTAGGGATTATCTACTGAGAGTCAAACTATTACGGCTGAGGGAACAAGAACACATTGTACTACTGACAATGCACCACATTGCTTCTGACGGTTGGTCAATCGGTGTACTAGTGCAAGAATTAGCAACACTTTACCCCGCCTTCTGTCATGGACAACCTTCACCCTTAACTGAACTGCCGATACAATATGTAGACTTCGCCGCTTGGCAACGACAATGGCTACAAGCACAAGTCCTAGAATCCCAGATATCCTACTGGCGACAGCAGTTAGAAAATGCGCCCAAACTATTAGAGTTACCCACAGATTATCCTAGACTAGCAACTCAGACATTCCAGGGTGCAACTTACTCATTTAATATATCCGAGGAACTCTCTGTAGCCCTGAACAAATTAAGCCAGCAGCAGGGGAGTACCTTATTCATGACCCTGCTAGCAGCCTTCCAAACACTACTATGGCGTTACACAGGACAAGAAGATATCGTAGTCGGTTCACCCATTGCCAATCGTAATCGAGCAGAGATAGAAGGGTTAATTGGATTTTTTGTCAATACTTTAGTATTGAGAACCAACTTAGCCGGAAATCCTAGGTTTGAGGAGCTACTCAAACGGGTAAGAGAAGTAGCGTTAGGAGCCTATGCCCATCAGGATTTGCCCTTTGAGTTGTTAGTTGAGCAACTACAACCACAGCGAGATTTAAGCTATACACCACTGTTTCAAGTGATGTTCGTGCTTCAGAATGCCCCGATGTCGGCGTTGGAGTTGCCTGGGTTGACTTTGAGTCCTGTAGAAAGTGAAAGTAATACTTCCAAATTTGATTTGACTCTTTACCTGAGTGAAACGGAGTCAGGAATAGTGGGCAATTTAGAATACAATACTGATTTATTCCAGGAAGGTTCTATCCAGAGGATGGTGGAACATTTGCAAATATTGTTGTCTGGAATTGTGGTGAATCCGCAGCAGCGATTGTCGGAGTTACCACTGTTGAGTGAACCGGAGAAACATCAGTTAGTCCAGGAGTGGAATGATACCTCTATTGAGTATCCTCAAGAGCAATGTATTCATCAGTTATTTGAAACGCAGGTAGAACGCATACCTGATGCAATAGCAGTAGTGTTTGAAGATGAACAGCTAACCTATCGCGAACTCAACGCCAGAGCAAATCAACTAGCACACTATTTACGCTCACTGGGAGTCAAACCAGAGGTATTGGTGGGGATTTGTGTAGAGCGCTCCTTGGATATGGTCATCGGCTTATTAGCTATCCTCAAAGCGGGTGGTGCGTATGTACCCCTAGATCCAACTTATCCTCAAGAACGTTTAGCCTTCATATTACAAGATGCTGCCATATCAGTACTACTAACACAGCAGCATCTGATAGACAATTTACCACAACATCAGATTAGAGTTGTTTGTCTAGACACAGACTGGGAAATTGTCGCTCAACAAACTTCACAAAACCCAATTAGTGAATGTACAACTGATAACCTAGCTTACATCATCTATACATCCGGCTCAACAGGTCAACCCAAGGGTGTGTTAGTCAATCACAGCAACGTTGTTCGCCTATTGGCAGCAACTGAATCCTGGTATAACTTTAATCAAGATGATGTCTGGACACTATTCCACTCCATCGCCTTTGATTTTTCCGTTTGGGAAATCTGGGGAGCATTGCTCTATGGTGGACAATTAGTAGTAGTACCGTATTGGCTAAGTCGTTCACCTGAAGACTTCTACAAATTATTGTTAACACAGCAAATAACGATACTCAACCAGACACCTTCTGCTTTCCGTCAACTCATACAGGTAGAAAAATCCCTGGAAAATACTAGCAACCTCAACCTGCGAAAAGTCATCTTTGGGGGAGAAGCATTACAAATTGAGAGTTTAAGACCTTGGTTTGAGCGTCATGGCGACCAGTCACCACAGTTAATCAATATGTATGGCATTACGGAAACAACTGTGCATGTGACATATCGTCCGTTAACAACAGCAGACTTAAAAGTAGCATCAGCAAGTTTAATTGGTCGTCCCATTGGTGACTTGCAAGTTTACTTACTAGATAAATATCAACAGCCAGTACCCATCGGAGTACCAGGTGAAATGTACATTGGTGGTGCTGGTGTAGCACGAGGTTATTTAAACCGACCAGAAGTGACATCTCCAAGGTTTATTCCTAATCCCTTTAGCGATAAACCATCTGCACGTCTGTACAAAACAGGAGATTTAGCCCGATATTTACCCAGTGGAGAAATAGAATACATTGGTCGTATCGACCACCAGGTAAAAATCCGTGGTTTCCGTATTGAACTGGGAGAAATTGAAGCGCTCATCACTCAAAACCCAGCAGTCCGAGAAACTGTAGTTGTAGTACGTGAAGATTCAGTAGGTTCTAAAAATCTAGTCGCCTATGTAGTTGCCCAAAGAGAGCAAACACTTACAATTCCTGAACTACGGAGTTTCCTAGAGTCAAAGTTACCAAACTACATGGTGCCAGCAACTTTTATCATACTGGAGGCACTCCCACTCACACCAAATGGGAAGATTGACCGCAAAGCTTTACCTGCACCAGATACAGCACGTCCCCAATTGGAAGCAGTTTACCAGCCGCCCCAAACTGAGATAGAAAAAACTATTGCCGATATTTGGCAAGAAGTACTTAATATTGAAGAAGTAGGAATCCATGATAACTTCTTTGAACTCGGTGGTCATTCGCTGCTTTTAGTTCAGGTTCATAGTAAATTACAAAAAACATTTCAGAGAGATTTTCTCTTGGTAGAAATGTTTCAATATCCAACCATCAGCCATCTAGCTAAATATTTTAGTCAGGAATCAAGAGAAGAAACATCTTTTATCAAACATTCTCAGGTTTCTGAAAGTAAAGCAGCTTCATTACAGCGTCGAAAACAAGCTAGGAAAGAACACCGGACAGCAATTAAGAAAGGTGGAGTTCCGTCTCAATCAAGTGAACAAAATTTATCAAATTAA
- the panP gene encoding pyridoxal-dependent aspartate 1-decarboxylase PanP, with protein sequence MTLSERSFLSTNSFSQNDQILHSEIGEYVKQMFVPTLGTSIETQINEIVNDLSEEFLSTKNANTNVNLDLIIKNFGDSKIPLEPTDFETYFQSLGDNVVSHSIHTSSSQFIGHMTAALPSFVRPLAKLMTVMNQNAVKIETAKALSFCEREALAMMHRQIYDFPDKFYTQHIQNNQSTLGILVSGGTTANITAMWCARNTSLGAKNEFLGIEKAGLTAALNFYGYKGAVIIGSELMHFSFDKAADLMGISTQNLIRVPVDSHNRVNIQALGQAVTDCRQQNLHIIAIVGIAGTTDSGSVDPLEDIAEIAQENNIHFHVDAAWGGPVIFSRKHQHKLAGIEKADSVTIDGHKQLYLPMGIGMVFFRDPHLASSIEKQASYTMRKGSFDLGKRALEGSRPGMALFLHAGLKLIGLNGYEFLIDEGIRKTQYMAARISAMPEFQLLAEPDTNLLIYRYIPEQFIELVANKQLTEADNQVINIFNEYLQKKQRQIGRTFISRTTKNIINFDKEVPVVAMRAVIANPLTTEEDIDAVLNDQIQIASGIEIPIN encoded by the coding sequence ATGACATTAAGTGAAAGAAGTTTTTTATCCACAAATAGCTTTTCGCAAAATGATCAGATATTACATTCTGAAATTGGTGAGTATGTAAAACAAATGTTTGTACCTACTTTAGGCACATCTATTGAAACGCAGATAAATGAGATAGTTAATGATTTGTCTGAGGAATTCTTAAGTACAAAAAATGCAAATACCAATGTTAATCTTGACTTGATAATTAAAAATTTCGGTGACAGCAAAATTCCTTTAGAACCCACTGATTTTGAAACCTACTTTCAATCCTTAGGTGATAACGTTGTTTCTCACTCTATACATACATCTTCATCACAATTTATCGGTCACATGACCGCAGCACTTCCTTCTTTTGTGCGTCCTTTAGCCAAATTGATGACAGTGATGAATCAAAATGCTGTCAAAATAGAGACAGCTAAAGCCTTAAGCTTTTGTGAACGTGAAGCTTTAGCAATGATGCATCGGCAAATTTATGATTTTCCTGATAAGTTCTACACTCAACACATTCAAAACAATCAGAGTACATTAGGAATTTTAGTTTCCGGTGGTACAACAGCCAATATCACAGCAATGTGGTGTGCGCGAAATACATCGTTGGGAGCCAAAAATGAGTTTTTAGGCATAGAAAAAGCAGGTTTAACGGCAGCCCTGAATTTTTATGGCTACAAAGGAGCAGTGATAATTGGCTCCGAATTAATGCATTTCTCCTTTGATAAAGCTGCTGATTTAATGGGCATTAGTACACAAAATTTGATTAGAGTGCCTGTTGATTCTCACAATCGAGTCAATATACAAGCCCTAGGCCAAGCCGTTACAGATTGTCGCCAACAAAACCTGCATATCATAGCCATTGTCGGTATTGCTGGAACCACAGATTCTGGGAGTGTCGATCCCCTAGAAGATATTGCTGAGATAGCCCAAGAAAATAATATCCATTTTCATGTAGATGCTGCTTGGGGTGGGCCAGTTATTTTTTCTCGAAAACATCAACATAAGCTTGCTGGTATTGAAAAAGCTGATTCAGTAACCATTGATGGACACAAACAATTGTATTTACCAATGGGTATTGGTATGGTCTTCTTCCGTGACCCTCATCTAGCTTCTTCAATCGAAAAACAGGCTAGTTATACAATGCGTAAGGGATCGTTTGATTTAGGTAAACGTGCTTTGGAAGGTTCTCGACCAGGCATGGCTTTATTTTTACATGCTGGTCTCAAGCTAATTGGTCTTAATGGATATGAGTTTTTGATTGATGAAGGAATCCGGAAAACTCAATACATGGCTGCTCGTATTTCGGCGATGCCTGAATTTCAATTGTTGGCAGAACCTGATACCAATTTGTTGATTTATCGATATATTCCAGAGCAATTTATAGAACTTGTTGCAAATAAACAGTTAACAGAAGCAGATAATCAAGTTATCAATATTTTCAATGAGTATCTACAAAAAAAGCAACGCCAAATTGGTCGAACTTTTATCTCAAGAACGACGAAGAATATTATCAATTTTGACAAAGAAGTTCCTGTAGTTGCTATGCGTGCAGTAATTGCTAATCCATTAACTACTGAAGAAGATATTGATGCTGTTTTAAATGACCAAATTCAGATTGCTTCTGGAATAGAGATTCCAATTAACTAG